One region of Candidatus Auribacterota bacterium genomic DNA includes:
- a CDS encoding 2,3-bisphosphoglycerate-independent phosphoglycerate mutase, whose translation MGEELIEVIKGLQEKSARKILLVVADGLGGLPMEPGGPTELEAARTPNLDALARISSCGLLEPVGPGITPGSGPAHLALFGYDPIKYNIGRGVLEGLGIDFRLTGRDVAARFNFATVDNNGKLVDRRAGRLSTEENQRLVKKLREGIRPLKGVDVFIETVKEYRGLIVLRGDGLSGDIHDTDPQELGVPALLARAFTKEAEKTAALFNNLITQAAAILNGEKRGNMVLLRGFAKYEPLPTMAERYGVNAFAVAQYPMYRGLARLVGMTVAPHTGSTAEDLRMLADNFAGYDFFYLHYKKTDTKGEDGNFPAKVEAIEELDGIVPELLTLKPDVLAITADHSTPCALAMHSWHPVPLLLHSPYCRVSSGARLTEKSCASGALGLRPSTDLMPILLAHARKLTKFGA comes from the coding sequence ATGGGCGAGGAACTGATAGAAGTGATAAAGGGACTGCAGGAAAAAAGCGCGCGCAAAATACTGCTGGTCGTCGCCGACGGCCTCGGCGGGCTGCCGATGGAGCCGGGCGGGCCGACGGAGCTCGAGGCGGCGCGCACACCCAACCTGGACGCCCTCGCACGCATATCCTCGTGCGGCCTCCTGGAGCCCGTGGGGCCCGGAATCACGCCGGGCAGCGGGCCGGCGCACCTCGCGCTCTTCGGCTACGATCCCATCAAATACAATATCGGCCGGGGCGTGCTCGAAGGATTGGGAATTGATTTCCGCCTTACCGGTAGGGATGTCGCCGCGCGCTTCAATTTCGCCACGGTGGACAATAACGGGAAGCTCGTGGACCGCCGGGCGGGCCGCCTCAGCACCGAAGAGAACCAGCGCCTCGTGAAGAAGCTGCGCGAGGGGATCAGGCCGCTAAAGGGCGTTGATGTCTTCATCGAAACCGTGAAGGAGTACCGGGGGCTCATCGTGCTCCGCGGCGACGGGCTCTCGGGCGATATCCACGACACGGATCCGCAAGAACTCGGAGTGCCCGCCCTCCTCGCGCGCGCGTTTACCAAAGAGGCCGAAAAAACGGCAGCGCTGTTTAATAACCTCATCACCCAGGCCGCCGCAATCCTCAACGGAGAGAAACGGGGAAACATGGTGCTCCTTCGCGGCTTCGCCAAATATGAACCCCTCCCGACGATGGCGGAGAGATACGGCGTGAATGCGTTCGCCGTGGCGCAGTACCCGATGTACCGCGGCCTCGCACGTCTCGTGGGGATGACGGTCGCCCCGCACACGGGGAGCACCGCTGAGGATCTCAGGATGCTCGCCGACAACTTCGCCGGTTATGATTTCTTCTACCTGCACTACAAGAAGACCGACACCAAGGGAGAGGACGGCAACTTCCCGGCGAAGGTGGAGGCGATCGAGGAGCTGGACGGCATCGTTCCCGAACTGCTCACACTCAAACCTGATGTCCTCGCCATCACCGCCGACCACTCGACACCGTGCGCCCTCGCGATGCACAGCTGGCACCCCGTGCCGCTCCTCCTGCATTCTCCCTACTGCCGCGTGAGCAGCGGGGCGCGCTTAACGGAAAAGAGTTGCGCGTCCGGCGCACTGGGCTTGAGGCCATCGACCGACCTCATGCCGATTCTGCTCGCGCACGCGCGGAAGCTGACCAAATTCGGGGCGTGA
- a CDS encoding PQQ-binding-like beta-propeller repeat protein, translating into MSFGSYDNNIYSIDSSGNLHWSYPTGDYVESSPALGSANIGYVGSHDGRLYGLTGAGRLSWSYTTGGVLYSSPAIGSDGGVYLPGRDNALYAFNPHGALQWSFIAAGKMESSPALGSDGSIYVGDGGYLYALSSSGTLIWSFLIGNSMSSSPSISSDGRLYVGNNDNCMYCFGEFIPTPTPTATPTPNYINLTASPTVVPPGTFATLSYACDFSYTGKIKEPTFSNAAFPPVHTTGSIGVRAPKGASFAGNYVFATAFIYKWDGFVRTDLPVENSNLFTIQ; encoded by the coding sequence ATATCGTTTGGGTCGTATGACAACAACATCTACTCCATTGATTCGTCGGGCAACCTCCATTGGAGCTATCCGACTGGGGACTACGTGGAATCATCCCCCGCGCTCGGCTCCGCCAATATCGGCTATGTCGGCTCTCACGACGGCAGATTGTACGGGCTGACCGGCGCAGGGAGACTTTCATGGAGCTACACGACGGGGGGCGTCCTATATTCTTCGCCGGCGATCGGTTCAGACGGGGGCGTGTACCTGCCGGGCAGAGACAATGCCCTGTATGCGTTTAACCCGCACGGCGCTCTCCAGTGGTCGTTCATCGCCGCCGGAAAAATGGAGTCATCACCCGCGCTGGGCTCGGACGGCTCTATCTATGTCGGCGATGGCGGATACCTCTATGCGCTCAGCTCTTCTGGAACGCTCATCTGGAGCTTCCTGATAGGCAACAGCATGAGCTCGTCACCGTCGATCTCCTCAGATGGGAGACTTTACGTCGGGAATAACGACAATTGCATGTACTGCTTCGGGGAGTTCATTCCAACTCCCACACCCACCGCTACCCCGACCCCCAACTACATCAACCTGACCGCGAGCCCGACCGTCGTGCCTCCTGGCACCTTTGCCACGCTCTCCTACGCTTGTGACTTCAGCTACACAGGGAAGATCAAGGAGCCGACGTTCAGCAACGCCGCGTTCCCGCCCGTTCATACAACCGGTTCCATTGGGGTGCGTGCGCCCAAGGGTGCAAGCTTCGCGGGCAACTACGTCTTCGCGACCGCCTTCATCTACAAGTGGGATGGATTCGTCCGCACCGATCTGCCCGTGGAGAACTCAAACCTCTTCACGATTCAGTAA
- a CDS encoding cob(I)yrinic acid a,c-diamide adenosyltransferase, with the protein MKGYVQLYTGDGKGKTTAALGLALRAAGAGMRVLIAQFIKGRPYCEDRALEKHRGRIVVKRYGRGCFIRGKPRPTDITAARRGLKECEAAILSGAYGLVILDEAAIAARLGLFPVSELVQLANLKPPHVELVITGRSAHPALTKRADLVTEMRERKHYYRRGVKGRKGIEK; encoded by the coding sequence ATGAAAGGTTACGTCCAGCTCTACACCGGTGACGGGAAAGGCAAGACGACCGCAGCCCTCGGCCTCGCGTTGCGGGCGGCGGGCGCCGGGATGCGAGTGCTCATCGCCCAGTTCATCAAGGGGAGGCCCTACTGCGAGGACAGGGCGCTTGAGAAGCACAGGGGCCGAATAGTGGTAAAGAGGTATGGTCGGGGATGCTTTATCCGCGGGAAGCCACGGCCGACTGATATCACGGCGGCACGGCGCGGGCTCAAGGAATGCGAGGCGGCCATCCTCTCCGGCGCATACGGCCTCGTCATACTCGACGAGGCGGCCATCGCCGCGCGCCTGGGTCTATTCCCTGTGTCAGAACTCGTGCAGCTCGCCAACCTGAAACCGCCGCACGTCGAGCTCGTCATCACCGGCCGATCCGCCCACCCTGCGCTCACGAAGCGCGCCGACCTCGTCACGGAGATGAGGGAGCGGAAACACTACTATCGGCGCGGGGTAAAGGGGAGAAAGGGAATAGAAAAATAA
- a CDS encoding phosphoenolpyruvate carboxykinase (GTP) has protein sequence MKEVTMLRKIVGEEDFKKLAKIDNPPLHEFLAWCVELCNPATIFVCADEPEDIRYLRESAVRNSEETPLARKGHTFHFDNYNDQGRDKKNTGILVPAGVSLGEAIETKPRDMALKDIHDILRNIMQGKEAYVCFFTLGPPDSVFSIPCVQITDSSYVAHSETILYRPGYREFIRQGPKARFFKFLHSQGELDERKTCKNLDMRRIYIDIMDDIVYSVNTQYGGNTIGLKKLAMRLAIHRGSREGWLTEHMLIMGVHGPKKRTTYFLGAFPSLCGKTSTAMLEGESIVGDDIAYLRKKDGEVRAVNVEKGMFGIIQSVNSKDDPSQWDALHSPGEVIFSNVLVTPEKGVCWIGKDGEVPPRGMNHSGEWWIGKKDAAGKEIPPSHPNARFTLSLETLGNVDPALHDPEGVTVGAIVYGGRDSDTSVPVEESFDWAHGIITKGAALESETTAATLGKEGVREFNPMSNLDFLSIQIGKYIRTNLDFSSGLKTPPQIFSVNYFIKGKDGKFLNKKTDKRVWYKWMELRVHGDVEAIRTPTGLIPRYEDLEKLFAQVLKEGYAGKDYMAQFTVRIPENLAKIDRIEEIYRTVVQDTPEILFTVLEEQKERLIQARKKFGEYITPDKF, from the coding sequence ATGAAAGAGGTAACAATGCTTAGAAAGATTGTGGGTGAGGAAGATTTCAAGAAGCTCGCGAAGATTGATAACCCGCCCCTCCATGAATTCCTCGCCTGGTGCGTGGAGCTTTGCAACCCGGCAACAATTTTCGTATGTGCGGATGAACCTGAAGATATTCGTTACCTCCGCGAGTCGGCGGTGAGAAATAGTGAAGAGACGCCTCTCGCGCGCAAGGGCCATACCTTCCACTTCGACAACTACAACGACCAGGGGAGAGACAAGAAGAACACGGGAATTCTTGTCCCCGCGGGAGTGAGCCTCGGCGAGGCGATTGAGACCAAGCCGCGCGATATGGCCCTGAAGGATATCCACGATATTCTCAGGAACATCATGCAGGGCAAAGAGGCATACGTCTGCTTCTTCACCCTGGGCCCGCCCGATTCCGTTTTTTCCATCCCCTGCGTGCAGATCACCGACTCGAGCTACGTCGCCCACAGCGAGACCATTCTCTACAGGCCGGGATACCGAGAATTTATACGGCAGGGGCCGAAGGCGCGGTTCTTCAAGTTCCTGCATTCTCAGGGCGAACTCGACGAGCGCAAGACCTGCAAGAATCTCGATATGCGGCGCATCTATATAGATATCATGGATGACATCGTTTACAGCGTGAACACACAGTACGGCGGCAACACGATCGGGCTCAAGAAGCTGGCGATGCGCCTCGCAATCCACAGGGGATCGAGAGAGGGATGGCTTACGGAACATATGCTCATCATGGGGGTTCATGGACCGAAGAAGCGCACGACATATTTCCTCGGGGCCTTCCCGTCGCTCTGCGGCAAGACATCCACCGCCATGCTCGAGGGAGAGTCGATTGTCGGCGACGATATCGCCTATCTTCGGAAAAAGGATGGCGAGGTGCGCGCGGTCAACGTGGAGAAGGGAATGTTCGGCATCATCCAGAGCGTGAACTCCAAGGACGACCCGAGCCAGTGGGACGCGCTGCATTCCCCGGGAGAGGTCATATTTTCCAATGTGCTCGTCACCCCTGAAAAAGGGGTGTGCTGGATCGGGAAAGATGGGGAAGTTCCTCCCCGCGGGATGAATCACTCCGGCGAGTGGTGGATCGGAAAGAAGGATGCTGCGGGGAAGGAAATCCCGCCCTCACACCCGAACGCACGATTCACTCTCTCGCTGGAGACACTTGGTAATGTTGACCCGGCGCTGCACGACCCTGAGGGTGTCACGGTAGGCGCGATCGTGTACGGCGGCCGGGATTCTGACACCTCCGTCCCTGTGGAAGAGTCGTTCGACTGGGCGCACGGGATTATCACCAAGGGCGCCGCGCTCGAGTCGGAGACCACCGCCGCGACGCTCGGGAAGGAAGGAGTGCGCGAGTTCAATCCGATGTCAAATCTGGATTTCCTCTCCATCCAGATCGGAAAATATATCCGGACAAACCTCGACTTCAGCTCCGGCCTGAAAACCCCTCCCCAAATCTTCTCCGTGAACTATTTCATCAAGGGGAAGGACGGTAAGTTCCTCAACAAGAAGACGGACAAGAGGGTCTGGTACAAGTGGATGGAGCTGCGCGTGCACGGTGACGTCGAGGCGATCCGCACGCCCACCGGCCTGATCCCGAGATATGAGGATCTGGAGAAGCTGTTTGCGCAGGTGCTCAAAGAAGGGTATGCCGGAAAGGACTACATGGCGCAGTTTACCGTGCGGATTCCTGAGAATCTCGCCAAGATCGACCGGATAGAAGAGATTTACAGGACGGTGGTGCAGGACACGCCCGAGATTCTGTTCACTGTATTGGAAGAGCAAAAGGAAAGATTAATCCAGGCGCGAAAAAAGTTCGGAGAGTATATCACGCCAGATAAATTTTAA
- a CDS encoding SUMF1/EgtB/PvdO family nonheme iron enzyme — protein MKRSLVVLVVILAALFYFQDSYAQLGAWSGITRSGSSGSYTYSVIPGRENRPVCWVNWYDAARFCNWLHNGKGNGDTEKGAYNFASGDSNDPRGYDDDLTNDPVAHESGALFWIPTANEWYKAAYYSPAKTYYDYPTGSNTEPIAEPPPGGQNSANFLHEDPPMYDPPGTEDVGSYINAPSPYGTYDQSGNVSELIEDKGNEGTRTTVGCGWSSGCAGDANGFWEDWPEGGNPSRGSENSGFRVASSTGVSPAATATTAWTMLKNSSPRAGLSAVEGSHSVTPVALTWVAIGNGGNPNDDPGYSGEGFGGVDYDYYIGQYEITYSQYCEFLNAVAATDSHSLFNGNMGTTVTPNYINLAVTPATVVPGGPVTLAYACDFTTWPYQGVSVTQGRSRSRRSATPRSRPFIQPVPLGCVRPRVQASRATTSSRPPSSTRGMDSSAPTFRWRTQTSSRFSE, from the coding sequence ATGAAACGATCCCTGGTCGTGCTGGTTGTCATTCTTGCCGCTCTTTTTTATTTTCAAGATTCGTATGCACAACTTGGTGCCTGGAGTGGTATCACTCGCTCAGGTTCCAGTGGTAGTTACACCTATAGTGTAATTCCTGGCCGAGAGAATAGACCTGTGTGCTGGGTCAATTGGTATGATGCAGCAAGATTTTGCAACTGGCTTCACAATGGAAAGGGAAATGGTGACACGGAGAAAGGAGCTTATAATTTTGCATCTGGTGACTCCAATGATCCCAGGGGATATGATGATGACCTTACCAATGACCCGGTTGCCCATGAATCTGGCGCCCTGTTCTGGATCCCAACGGCAAATGAATGGTATAAGGCAGCCTACTACTCGCCAGCAAAAACTTATTACGACTATCCAACGGGCTCGAATACTGAACCAATCGCAGAACCTCCACCCGGAGGTCAAAATTCCGCAAATTTCCTGCATGAGGATCCGCCGATGTATGACCCACCCGGAACAGAGGATGTGGGTTCATATATAAATGCTCCCTCTCCTTACGGCACCTATGATCAATCCGGTAATGTCAGTGAATTGATAGAAGATAAGGGCAATGAAGGGACTAGAACAACCGTGGGGTGTGGCTGGTCTTCTGGATGCGCTGGGGATGCGAATGGTTTCTGGGAAGACTGGCCGGAAGGAGGGAACCCGTCGAGAGGGTCAGAAAACAGCGGTTTCCGTGTTGCGAGTTCTACTGGAGTCAGCCCCGCTGCGACCGCCACCACTGCATGGACGATGTTAAAGAACAGCTCCCCGCGCGCGGGACTCAGCGCGGTTGAAGGCTCACACAGCGTTACTCCTGTAGCCCTTACCTGGGTCGCTATAGGGAATGGAGGGAATCCAAATGATGATCCCGGATATTCGGGAGAAGGATTTGGGGGAGTAGACTACGACTATTACATTGGCCAATATGAGATTACTTATTCCCAATATTGCGAATTCCTGAATGCGGTGGCAGCTACTGACTCCCATAGCCTCTTTAACGGAAATATGGGCACTACCGTGACGCCTAACTACATCAACCTCGCGGTGACGCCCGCGACCGTGGTGCCCGGAGGCCCCGTCACGCTCGCCTATGCCTGCGACTTCACCACCTGGCCCTATCAAGGGGTTTCTGTTACACAGGGAAGATCAAGGAGCCGACGTTCAGCAACGCCGCGTTCCCGCCCGTTCATACAACCGGTTCCATTGGGGTGCGTGCGCCCAAGGGTGCAAGCTTCGCGGGCAACTACGTCTTCGCGACCGCCTTCATCTACAAGGGGGATGGATTCGTCCGCACCGACCTTCCGGTGGAGAACTCAAACCTCTTCACGATTCAGTGAGTAG
- a CDS encoding transposase, which produces MILWHLAESFVKMIDPISEVFTAPSYEHFKSMLTSTLLSRSKRTVTTAVRLSGLIRSFSNVHRFVSRYVWDVEQLARSILSLILHYLPAHVPLIFAIDDTNVRKTGPKIFGRGLHFNHTAKGDQPKYIFGHNWVTLGFLYRSSLFSKWLCFPLWTKLYVPRKSLPADRTHRSRIEIAVQMITHICNSLQRSMILVVDGGYVRRLMLGCVKLLGSTLIGRLRSDAALYELPAKTRKTRRGRPRKYGPRLQKLSKIAQSVTYTTCRLKLYGRMRDIRVHAFTAVWKPADGLIKVLIVHWPRAKRPRYFFCTDLNRSIAFILHLVAARWAVETAFKDMKEHLGFGDYQCRRETAVSRSANLTCAALSLLTLWSLRESSQRQPELWDAVPWYPHKRYLSVLDMQEQLRAKSIQRSILSIFMGKARKSRKIKQLLALAKLAA; this is translated from the coding sequence GTGATACTATGGCACCTCGCGGAGTCATTTGTCAAGATGATCGATCCCATTTCTGAAGTGTTCACCGCTCCCAGCTACGAGCATTTCAAAAGCATGCTGACGAGCACATTGTTGAGTAGATCAAAGCGTACCGTGACCACGGCGGTGCGCCTCAGTGGGCTCATCCGCTCGTTCAGTAACGTCCACAGGTTCGTGAGTCGGTATGTCTGGGACGTGGAACAGCTCGCGCGTTCCATCCTCTCGTTGATCCTTCACTATCTCCCTGCACATGTGCCGCTGATCTTCGCCATTGACGATACCAACGTCCGGAAAACCGGCCCGAAGATTTTCGGTCGCGGACTGCATTTCAATCACACCGCAAAGGGCGATCAGCCCAAATACATCTTCGGCCACAACTGGGTTACTCTTGGTTTTCTTTACCGGAGTAGTTTATTTTCAAAATGGCTCTGTTTTCCTCTGTGGACGAAGCTCTATGTCCCGCGCAAGAGTCTTCCCGCCGACCGCACACACCGCAGCCGTATTGAAATAGCCGTCCAGATGATCACCCATATCTGCAACTCTCTGCAGCGAAGCATGATACTCGTCGTCGACGGCGGCTACGTGCGGCGTCTCATGCTGGGATGTGTTAAGCTTTTAGGCTCCACTCTCATCGGACGTCTGAGAAGCGACGCCGCACTCTATGAGCTCCCGGCGAAGACTCGGAAGACCCGGCGGGGGCGTCCCCGCAAGTACGGGCCGCGACTACAGAAACTCTCCAAGATCGCCCAGTCGGTCACGTACACCACCTGTCGCCTGAAACTCTACGGACGTATGCGTGACATCAGGGTTCACGCGTTTACCGCGGTCTGGAAACCGGCAGATGGTCTCATCAAGGTGCTCATCGTCCACTGGCCCCGAGCGAAGAGGCCCCGCTATTTCTTCTGCACTGACCTCAACCGCTCCATTGCATTCATCCTTCACCTTGTCGCCGCCCGGTGGGCGGTGGAGACGGCGTTCAAGGACATGAAAGAGCACCTCGGCTTCGGCGACTACCAGTGCAGAAGAGAAACGGCGGTCTCTCGCTCGGCAAACCTGACGTGCGCGGCCTTGAGTTTGCTGACATTGTGGAGTCTGAGAGAATCGTCACAACGACAGCCGGAGCTGTGGGATGCCGTGCCCTGGTACCCGCACAAGCGCTACCTCTCGGTGCTCGACATGCAGGAGCAGCTCAGAGCCAAGAGCATTCAAAGATCAATTTTGAGCATCTTTATGGGCAAGGCCCGTAAGTCTCGAAAAATCAAGCAGCTTTTAGCGCTCGCGAAACTTGCCGCATAG
- a CDS encoding archease — MSYRYLEHIGDAAIEATGPTLEEAFAEAARAMIGLMVNARAAAPEKSIEIEARAATHEELLVEFLNELLAQQGLHTLIFIDCRVHGITRATHGGYALTAAASGVKPERVGAGLGHEVKAASYQGLKVEQKGGWWTVRCVLDM, encoded by the coding sequence ATGTCATACAGATATCTCGAGCACATTGGCGACGCGGCGATAGAGGCGACCGGGCCGACACTGGAAGAGGCCTTCGCTGAGGCCGCCAGGGCCATGATCGGCCTGATGGTCAATGCGAGGGCTGCCGCACCGGAAAAATCCATCGAGATTGAAGCAAGAGCGGCCACGCATGAGGAACTCCTCGTGGAGTTCCTCAACGAGCTGCTGGCCCAGCAGGGCCTCCACACTCTCATCTTTATCGACTGCCGTGTGCACGGGATCACCCGGGCGACTCACGGCGGCTACGCGCTCACGGCGGCGGCGAGCGGCGTGAAACCGGAACGGGTAGGCGCGGGACTCGGCCACGAGGTCAAAGCGGCATCCTATCAGGGGCTAAAGGTCGAGCAGAAGGGCGGGTGGTGGACGGTCCGCTGCGTTTTGGACATGTAA
- a CDS encoding HEPN domain-containing protein produces MSERSIDWLRQAESDLEQAKSSLREGRYEWACFASQQAAEKGLKSVYENLKSCVCGTGLRRYA; encoded by the coding sequence ATGTCTGAGAGAAGCATTGACTGGTTGCGGCAGGCCGAGAGCGATTTGGAACAAGCCAAAAGTTCTTTGAGGGAAGGCCGCTATGAATGGGCTTGTTTTGCCTCACAGCAGGCCGCTGAAAAGGGGCTGAAATCCGTCTATGAAAATTTAAAAAGTTGTGTCTGCGGTACGGGACTAAGGAGATATGCTTAG
- a CDS encoding ribonuclease HII, with translation MRDQLQLTVREIEIRFLRGGETPASGEIALLETDPRAGVRRIASVLKKRTAKRERERSRLAALLAHEQSLWERGVSYIAGVDEVGVGPFAGPVVAAAVVFPRRTFLEGIRDSKELSHDRRVQLDGAIRREALSVGIGLVDVGEIDRINIYRATLEAMRLAILDLKMKVQHVLVDARTIPGIGIPQEAIAGGDGKIFSIAAASIVAKVYRDNLMLLYDRQYPQYGFARHKGYGTAEHIHALHEHGPCDIHRRSFDWRSSTGARTNVKLETPNSKP, from the coding sequence ATGAGAGACCAGCTACAGCTTACGGTGAGGGAAATCGAGATCCGGTTTCTCCGCGGAGGGGAGACGCCCGCCAGCGGTGAGATCGCCCTCCTCGAAACCGATCCTCGCGCGGGGGTGCGGCGGATTGCCTCTGTCTTGAAAAAGCGAACCGCAAAGCGCGAGCGCGAGAGGAGCCGCCTCGCCGCGCTGCTCGCCCATGAGCAATCACTGTGGGAGCGGGGGGTGAGCTACATCGCCGGCGTGGATGAGGTCGGAGTCGGACCATTCGCCGGGCCGGTGGTCGCGGCGGCCGTGGTCTTTCCTCGCCGCACCTTCCTCGAAGGCATCAGGGATTCCAAGGAACTCAGTCACGACCGCAGGGTACAGTTGGATGGAGCGATCAGGAGAGAAGCGCTCAGCGTGGGGATCGGGTTGGTTGACGTGGGAGAGATAGACCGGATCAACATCTACAGGGCGACGCTCGAGGCGATGCGGCTCGCCATCCTCGATCTGAAGATGAAGGTCCAGCACGTGCTGGTTGACGCAAGGACGATACCGGGAATCGGCATCCCCCAGGAGGCGATCGCGGGAGGCGATGGGAAGATATTCTCCATCGCCGCCGCATCCATCGTGGCGAAGGTGTACCGTGACAACCTCATGCTCCTCTACGACAGACAATACCCCCAGTACGGTTTTGCGCGCCACAAGGGATACGGCACCGCCGAGCATATCCACGCCCTCCACGAACACGGCCCCTGCGACATCCACCGACGCTCGTTTGATTGGAGGAGCTCCACCGGGGCTCGTACCAACGTGAAACTCGAAACACCAAACTCTAAACCCTAA